From Camelina sativa cultivar DH55 chromosome 20, Cs, whole genome shotgun sequence, the proteins below share one genomic window:
- the LOC104771290 gene encoding AT-hook motif nuclear-localized protein 14-like, giving the protein MEPNERHHHHHHHQDQQQHLTSSYYNPFNHNPTTVSATTSAGNLIPSSNNGNLQTPNDGSSSLFSVPSSAVNVSIDPVKRKRGRPRKYETPAQALAAKKLASSASNSSARERREQAAVAAAAGVSPPVSKSGSRKSLLGSVGKTGQSFIPHIVNITPGEDVAEKIVLFAQQTKHELCVLSASGSISNASLSHLASGTSVSYEGQYEILSLSGSYIRGEHGGKTGGLSVCLSSSDGQIFGGGVGGHLKAAGPVQVILGTFQLEKKKDGRNGVKGDDASGSGNVLPSPGAESLLGYHPGMESSERNPNDEHHTITSSALGGGAHFMMQPPQGMHMAHARPSEWGGTGYDLSGLRGNGSSENEDYE; this is encoded by the exons atggaacCTAACGAAaggcaccaccaccaccaccaccaccaagaccaacaacaacatctcACTTCTTCTTACTACAACCCTTTCAATCACAATCCCACCACCGTCTCCGCCACAACTTCCGCCGGAAACTTGATTCCTTCCTCCAACAATGGGAATTTGCAAACACCTAATGATgggtcttcttctctcttctcggTTCCTTCTTCGGCTGTAAATGTTTCGATTGATCCGGTTAAGAGGAAGAGAGGGAGACCTAGGAAGTATGAGACTCCAGCTCAAGCTTTAGCCGCTAAGAAATTGGCTTCTTCTGCGAGTAATTCTTCTGCTAGAGAAAGGAGAGAGCAAGCCGCCGTTGCTGCTGCCGCCGGTGTTTCGCCGCCGGTTTCTAAATCCGGTTCAAGGAAATCACTTTTGGGTTCTGTCG GGAAAACTGGGCAAAGCTTTATTCCGCACATTGTTAATATAACTCCTGGTGAG GATGTGGCAGAGAAAATTGTCCTTTTCGCTCAGCAAACCAAGCATGAGTTATGCGTTCTTTCTGCGTCTGGCTCCATCTCTAATGCATCCTTGTCTCACCTGGCATCAGGAACCAGTGTATCTTATGAG GGTCAGTATGAAATTCTCTCACTGAGTGGATCTTATATTCGGGGAGAGCACGGTGGTAAAACTGGTGGCCTTAGTGTTTGTTTATCTAGTTCAGATGGTCAGATCTTCGGTGGAGGAGTTGGGGGACACCTAAAGGCTGCTGGTCCAGTTCAG GTGATTCTTGGCACGTTTCAgctagaaaaaaagaaggatggaAGAAATGGTGTGAAAGGAGATGATGCTTCAGGAAGTGGCAACGTGTTACCTTCTCCTGGCGCAGAATCTTTGCTTGGCTACCATCCTGGTATGGAATCTTCTGAAAGGAATCCAAACGATGAGCATCATACTATTACTAGCAGTGCATTGGGTGGTGGAGCTCATTTCATGATGCAACCACCTCAGGGCATGCACATGGCACATGCCCGACCTTCCGAGTGGGGAGGTACTGGATATGATTTGTCAG GACTGAGAGGAAATGGGTCATCAGAAAATGAAGATTATGAGTAA